A genome region from Scleropages formosus chromosome 6, fSclFor1.1, whole genome shotgun sequence includes the following:
- the bnip3lb gene encoding BCL2 interacting protein 3 like b isoform X1 codes for MNPELMVDRVCVCVCVCVCVRVCVLAFHNRYYLIVRSGISGSWVELEMMRNSGVPMTAAPPSGDEMGGLEHVPSSSSIHNGDMEKILLDAQHESSRSNSSCDSPPRPHTPQDEGQITFDVDTSSTRDTQSEEERLERERDDDILMRGSDWVADWSSRPENIPPKEFHFRRPRHTLTLSMRKTGAMKKGGVFSAEFLKVFIPSLLLSHILVLGLGVYIGKRITSPPASSF; via the exons ATGAATCCTGAACTCATGGTTGaccgtgtatgtgtgtgtgtgtgtgtgtgtgtgtgtgtgcgtgtgtgtgtgttggctttCCACAACCGGTACTACCTTATCGTGAGGTCAGGCATATCGG GGTCTTGGGTAGAGCTGGAAATGATGAGGAACAGCGGAGTCCCCATGACAGCAGCCCCACCCTCGGGGGACGAGATGGGGGGCCTCGAGCATGtaccctcctcttcctccatccATAATGGTGACATGGAAAAGATCCTGCTTGATGCTCAGCATGAGTCCAGCCGCAGCAACTCCTCTTGTGACAG TCCCCCCAGGCCTCACACCCCCCAGGATGAGGGACAGATCACTTTTGATGTGGACACAAGCAGCACAAGGGATACCCAG TCTGAGGAGGAGCGcctggaaagagagagagacgacGACATTCTAATGAGGGGTTCCGACTGGGTCGCGGACTGGTCCAGTCGACCGGAAAACATTCCCCCAAA GGAGTTCCACTTCCGGCGCCCACGGCACACACTGACCCTCAGCATGAGGAAGACCGGGGCCATGAAGAAAGGGGgagttttctctgcagagtTCCTTAAAGTATTCATCCCCTCGCTGCTGCTCTCTCATATCCTAGTGTTGGGGCTGGG GGTGTACATCGGCAAGCGGATCACCTCCCCTCCTGCTAGCTCCTTCTGA
- the bnip3lb gene encoding BCL2 interacting protein 3 like b isoform X2, which produces MSASPAVARDEDPGLNGSWVELEMMRNSGVPMTAAPPSGDEMGGLEHVPSSSSIHNGDMEKILLDAQHESSRSNSSCDSPPRPHTPQDEGQITFDVDTSSTRDTQSEEERLERERDDDILMRGSDWVADWSSRPENIPPKEFHFRRPRHTLTLSMRKTGAMKKGGVFSAEFLKVFIPSLLLSHILVLGLGVYIGKRITSPPASSF; this is translated from the exons GGTCTTGGGTAGAGCTGGAAATGATGAGGAACAGCGGAGTCCCCATGACAGCAGCCCCACCCTCGGGGGACGAGATGGGGGGCCTCGAGCATGtaccctcctcttcctccatccATAATGGTGACATGGAAAAGATCCTGCTTGATGCTCAGCATGAGTCCAGCCGCAGCAACTCCTCTTGTGACAG TCCCCCCAGGCCTCACACCCCCCAGGATGAGGGACAGATCACTTTTGATGTGGACACAAGCAGCACAAGGGATACCCAG TCTGAGGAGGAGCGcctggaaagagagagagacgacGACATTCTAATGAGGGGTTCCGACTGGGTCGCGGACTGGTCCAGTCGACCGGAAAACATTCCCCCAAA GGAGTTCCACTTCCGGCGCCCACGGCACACACTGACCCTCAGCATGAGGAAGACCGGGGCCATGAAGAAAGGGGgagttttctctgcagagtTCCTTAAAGTATTCATCCCCTCGCTGCTGCTCTCTCATATCCTAGTGTTGGGGCTGGG GGTGTACATCGGCAAGCGGATCACCTCCCCTCCTGCTAGCTCCTTCTGA